A part of Winslowiella toletana genomic DNA contains:
- a CDS encoding urea amidolyase associated protein UAAP1, translating to MSSRYQTRLPAGAHWSLLMRSGSALQLTDLQGGVNVGMLMYNPNNPLERYNAPDSLKCQHTFRLTAGHCLYSDMGRIFCGIEQDSFGWHESVCGTANARQVAEQFGARDYQQARNDWHQNGYDSFLVELAKYGLGKRDMAACVNFFAEVHCSDNGELQLIRQGEKGAQVTLRFAMDTLLLLHTCPHPLSAASSYPRGALGIVIDGEPAPLPEICLQPDENQRGLRNNQLYHLGAAL from the coding sequence ATGAGTAGTCGTTACCAAACCCGGTTGCCCGCAGGCGCACACTGGTCGCTGTTAATGCGCAGTGGCAGTGCGCTGCAACTTACCGATCTGCAGGGCGGGGTGAACGTCGGCATGCTGATGTACAACCCCAATAACCCGCTGGAGCGCTATAACGCGCCGGACAGCCTGAAGTGTCAGCACACGTTTCGTCTTACCGCCGGACACTGTCTCTATTCCGATATGGGACGTATTTTCTGCGGCATCGAGCAGGACAGCTTCGGCTGGCATGAGAGCGTCTGCGGCACCGCCAATGCCCGCCAGGTGGCGGAACAGTTTGGCGCGCGTGATTATCAGCAGGCGCGCAATGACTGGCACCAGAATGGCTATGACAGTTTTCTGGTTGAGCTGGCGAAATATGGCCTCGGCAAACGCGATATGGCCGCCTGCGTCAATTTCTTTGCGGAGGTGCACTGCAGCGATAACGGTGAGTTACAGCTGATTCGCCAGGGGGAGAAAGGCGCGCAGGTCACTCTGCGTTTCGCCATGGATACCCTGCTGCTGCTGCATACCTGTCCGCACCCGCTGAGCGCCGCCAGCAGTTATCCGCGCGGGGCGCTGGGTATCGTAATTGATGGCGAGCCTGCGCCACTGCCGGAAATCTGCCTGCAACCTGATGAAAATCAGCGCGGTCTGCGCAATAACCAGCTTTATCACCTTGGTGCAGCGCTTTAA
- the uca gene encoding urea carboxylase, with the protein MFERVLIANRGAIAVRIIRTLKQMGIKAIAVYAEADRYSMHVRLADEAFSLGDGNVRETYLDQDKLLAIAATSGAEAVHPGYGFLSENAGFVTRCQLAGVVFLGPTVEQMAAFGLKHRARELAQQNAVPLLPGSGLLRDMDAACVAASEIGYPVMLKSTAGGGGIGMQRCDDRSQLIDAFTRVKRLAGNNFADDGVFLEKFIARARHIEVQVFGDGKGQVLALGERDCSAQRRNQKVIEETPAPGLSEAQRQQLQATAVRLCQAVSYRSAGTVEYVYDEQQQQFWFLEVNTRLQVEHGVTEMVYGVDIVRWMVQLGAGTLPDLASLPSRPQGHAIQVRLYAEDPARQFQPGAGLLSQVHFPQQVSRGTLRIDRWLDSGNEVSPFYDPMLAKLIVHADDRPAALASLAEALDNSQLYGIETNLRWLRHLLRLPEVQQGRVITATLGNISWSPATLEIISGGTLTTIQDASGRIGYWHVGVPPSGPFDSRSFRLANQLLGNHPDAAGLEITLHGPTLRFNRDCALVISGAQIDARLDQQPVKHNEIINARAGQTLALGDIRDAGCRSYLLLAGGIDCPQYLGSRSTFTLGKFGGHAGRQLRAGDVLHLAAPAVRPSAALPAALTPAMSHQWQLRVVYGPHGAPDFFTPEDIDSFFSAEWQVHYNSSRTGVRLIGPKPEWARSDGGEAGMHPSNIHDNAYAFGTIDFTGDMPVILGPDGPSLGGFVCPATVIAADLWQVGQLKAGDSLRFVPVTLAEADRLALLSEQEVATLSHQPQGALSATRSDPLLYTHDAAGALPSLTIRAAGDRFLLVEYGEQQLDIALRFRVHALMQWLEQHPVNGRLELTPGIRSLQIHFNSLICPREQLLAQICEADSALGSLQAATVPSRTVWLPLSWDDGACREAITRYTQSVRPDAPWCPSNIEFIRRINGLDSVEQVKEIVFSARYLVMGLGDVYLGAPVATPLDPRHRLVTTKYNPARTWTAENSVGIGGAYMCVYGMEGPGGYQFVGRTLQMWNRDRQTAAFHQPWLLRFFDQIRFYPVSAEALLEIRERFPWGDYPLRVEEGEFSLAGYQAELEQQQTAIDAFQQRRQQAFDQELARWRADGQFTFDSSLPNEMQQVETIPDNCCGVESQIAGSLWQWLVEPGSIINAGETVGILESMKMEIPITAPVSGKIRALQRTPGQQVQAGQLLLLIETSDS; encoded by the coding sequence ATGTTTGAGCGCGTATTAATTGCCAACCGTGGCGCCATCGCTGTGCGCATTATCCGGACCTTAAAACAGATGGGGATTAAAGCGATAGCGGTGTATGCCGAAGCCGATCGCTATTCGATGCATGTCCGTCTGGCCGATGAAGCCTTTTCGCTGGGCGACGGCAATGTGCGGGAAACCTATCTTGATCAGGACAAGCTGCTGGCGATTGCGGCGACCTCCGGCGCTGAGGCAGTGCATCCGGGCTACGGTTTTCTCAGTGAAAACGCCGGATTTGTTACCCGTTGCCAGCTGGCGGGGGTGGTGTTCCTCGGCCCAACCGTGGAACAGATGGCGGCCTTTGGTCTTAAACATCGGGCGCGGGAGCTGGCGCAGCAGAACGCGGTGCCGCTGCTGCCGGGAAGCGGTCTGCTACGGGATATGGATGCTGCCTGTGTGGCAGCCAGCGAGATTGGTTATCCGGTGATGCTAAAAAGTACCGCCGGTGGCGGCGGTATTGGTATGCAGCGTTGTGATGACCGGTCGCAACTGATCGATGCTTTTACCCGCGTAAAACGTCTGGCAGGTAATAATTTCGCCGACGATGGCGTTTTTTTGGAGAAATTTATCGCCCGTGCGCGCCATATCGAAGTGCAGGTGTTTGGCGACGGTAAAGGCCAGGTGCTGGCGCTGGGTGAACGCGACTGTTCCGCACAGCGCCGTAACCAGAAAGTGATTGAAGAGACGCCCGCGCCTGGACTGAGCGAGGCGCAGCGCCAGCAGTTACAGGCCACCGCCGTGCGCCTGTGTCAGGCGGTCAGCTATCGCAGCGCAGGGACCGTCGAGTATGTTTATGACGAACAGCAGCAGCAGTTCTGGTTTCTTGAAGTGAATACCCGCTTGCAGGTGGAGCATGGCGTGACCGAGATGGTGTATGGCGTCGATATTGTGCGCTGGATGGTACAACTTGGCGCCGGTACGCTGCCGGATCTGGCCAGCTTACCGAGCCGTCCGCAGGGCCATGCCATCCAGGTGCGGCTGTATGCGGAAGATCCGGCGCGCCAGTTCCAGCCGGGCGCCGGACTGCTAAGTCAGGTTCACTTCCCGCAACAGGTGTCGCGCGGCACATTGCGTATCGACCGCTGGCTGGACAGCGGCAATGAAGTCTCGCCGTTTTACGATCCGATGCTGGCGAAGCTGATTGTTCATGCCGACGATCGCCCTGCCGCATTAGCGTCGCTGGCGGAAGCGCTGGATAACAGCCAGCTGTACGGCATCGAAACCAATCTGCGCTGGCTGCGCCATCTGCTGAGGCTGCCAGAAGTGCAGCAGGGGCGGGTGATTACCGCCACGCTGGGCAATATCAGCTGGTCGCCCGCCACGCTGGAGATTATCAGCGGCGGCACCCTGACCACCATTCAGGACGCCTCGGGCCGTATCGGCTACTGGCATGTTGGCGTGCCGCCGTCCGGCCCGTTCGACAGCCGCTCCTTCCGCCTGGCGAATCAGCTGCTCGGCAATCACCCGGATGCCGCCGGACTGGAGATCACCCTGCACGGCCCGACATTGCGCTTTAATCGTGATTGCGCGCTGGTGATTAGCGGGGCGCAGATCGATGCGCGGCTCGATCAGCAGCCGGTTAAACACAATGAAATCATTAATGCCCGCGCCGGACAGACGCTGGCGCTGGGGGATATTCGTGATGCCGGTTGTCGCAGTTATCTGCTGCTGGCGGGCGGCATTGACTGCCCGCAATATCTTGGCAGCCGCAGCACTTTTACGCTGGGTAAATTTGGCGGCCATGCTGGCCGGCAGCTGCGCGCGGGCGATGTGCTGCATCTGGCCGCTCCCGCGGTGCGTCCGTCCGCCGCGCTGCCAGCGGCGCTGACCCCGGCGATGTCGCATCAGTGGCAGCTGCGGGTGGTGTATGGCCCGCATGGTGCGCCAGATTTCTTTACGCCTGAGGATATCGATAGCTTTTTTAGCGCGGAGTGGCAGGTGCATTACAACTCCAGCCGCACCGGCGTGCGTCTGATTGGACCGAAGCCGGAGTGGGCGCGCAGCGATGGCGGCGAAGCAGGAATGCATCCGTCAAATATTCATGATAATGCTTACGCCTTTGGCACTATCGACTTTACCGGCGATATGCCGGTGATTCTGGGGCCGGACGGGCCATCGCTGGGCGGATTTGTCTGTCCGGCGACGGTAATTGCCGCCGATCTCTGGCAGGTGGGACAACTTAAAGCGGGCGATAGCCTGCGTTTTGTGCCGGTCACACTGGCGGAGGCCGATCGCCTGGCATTGCTGAGCGAGCAGGAAGTGGCGACGCTAAGCCATCAGCCGCAGGGAGCGTTAAGCGCCACGCGCAGCGATCCGTTGCTGTACACCCACGATGCCGCAGGCGCGCTGCCGTCGCTGACCATTCGCGCCGCCGGGGATCGCTTCCTGCTGGTGGAATATGGCGAGCAGCAGCTGGATATCGCCCTGCGTTTTCGTGTTCATGCGCTGATGCAGTGGCTGGAGCAGCATCCCGTTAATGGCCGGCTGGAACTGACGCCGGGTATCCGTTCGCTGCAAATCCACTTTAATAGTCTGATCTGTCCGCGTGAACAGCTACTGGCGCAAATTTGTGAGGCTGATAGCGCGCTCGGTTCGTTGCAGGCCGCCACCGTGCCGTCACGCACCGTCTGGCTGCCGCTCAGCTGGGACGATGGCGCCTGTCGCGAGGCGATTACCCGTTATACCCAGTCGGTGCGGCCAGACGCGCCCTGGTGCCCGAGCAATATCGAATTTATTCGTCGTATTAACGGACTGGATTCGGTTGAACAGGTGAAAGAGATCGTATTTAGCGCCCGTTATCTGGTGATGGGGCTGGGAGATGTCTACCTTGGCGCGCCGGTTGCCACGCCGCTCGATCCGCGCCATCGGCTGGTGACCACCAAATACAATCCGGCGCGTACCTGGACCGCCGAGAATTCAGTGGGCATTGGCGGCGCCTATATGTGTGTCTACGGCATGGAAGGGCCGGGAGGTTATCAGTTTGTGGGTCGCACCCTGCAGATGTGGAACCGCGATCGCCAAACCGCAGCCTTTCATCAGCCGTGGCTGCTGCGCTTTTTCGATCAGATCCGCTTTTATCCGGTCAGTGCCGAAGCGTTGCTGGAGATCCGTGAGCGTTTCCCGTGGGGCGACTATCCGTTGCGCGTCGAGGAGGGGGAGTTCAGTCTTGCAGGCTATCAGGCAGAGCTGGAGCAGCAGCAAACGGCGATCGATGCTTTTCAGCAACGGCGTCAGCAGGCTTTCGATCAGGAGCTGGCGCGCTGGCGCGCCGACGGCCAGTTTACCTTTGACAGCAGTTTGCCGAACGAGATGCAGCAAGTCGAAACCATCCCCGATAACTGCTGCGGCGTGGAGAGTCAGATTGCCGGCAGCCTGTGGCAGTGGCTGGTGGAGCCTGGCAGCATAATTAATGCCGGTGAGACCGTCGGTATCCTGGAATCGATGAAGATGGAGATCCCGATTACCGCGCCGGTCAGTGGCAAAATTCGCGCGCTGCAGCGTACTCCAGGCCAGCAAGTCCAGGCGGGGCAACTGTTGCTGTTGATTGAGACCTCAGACTCATAA
- a CDS encoding ABC transporter ATP-binding protein, whose amino-acid sequence MALLELKNLEKHYGQQVVLERLNISVEEGEFVSIVGASGCGKTTFLNMLLGTESPSNGQLLLDGKPMPDEPDAHRGVVFQRYSVFPHLTVIGNVMLADEFSEARWLGRVWGKKRRVIRQRAQEMLAQVGLEQAQNKYPHQLSGGMQQRLALAQALMKRPRILLLDEPFGALDPGIRGEMQQLIGELWQTHGLTIFMITHDLKEGFTLGSRLLVFDKLRHDPHAPDAWGATITYDIPLESHRSAGPELRQPQVA is encoded by the coding sequence ATGGCGCTACTGGAACTGAAAAATCTGGAAAAACATTACGGCCAGCAGGTGGTGCTGGAACGGCTGAATATCAGCGTCGAGGAGGGAGAGTTTGTCTCGATTGTCGGCGCGTCCGGCTGTGGCAAAACCACTTTTCTCAATATGTTGCTGGGAACCGAAAGCCCGAGCAATGGCCAGCTGCTGCTGGATGGCAAGCCGATGCCGGATGAACCGGATGCCCATCGCGGCGTGGTATTTCAGCGCTACTCAGTGTTTCCGCATCTGACGGTGATCGGCAATGTGATGCTGGCTGATGAGTTCAGTGAAGCGCGCTGGCTGGGACGCGTCTGGGGCAAAAAACGGCGTGTGATCAGGCAGCGTGCGCAGGAGATGCTGGCGCAGGTAGGTCTGGAGCAGGCGCAGAACAAGTACCCGCATCAGCTTTCCGGCGGTATGCAGCAGCGTCTGGCGCTGGCGCAGGCGCTGATGAAGCGGCCACGGATTTTGCTGCTTGATGAGCCTTTTGGCGCGTTAGATCCGGGCATTCGCGGCGAAATGCAGCAATTGATCGGCGAACTGTGGCAAACCCACGGGCTGACCATCTTTATGATCACCCACGATCTGAAAGAGGGCTTTACCCTTGGATCGCGGCTGCTGGTGTTCGACAAGCTGCGTCACGATCCCCACGCCCCTGACGCCTGGGGCGCCACCATTACCTACGATATCCCGCTGGAGAGTCATCGCTCTGCCGGGCCAGAACTGCGGCAACCACAGGTTGCCTGA
- a CDS encoding urea amidolyase associated protein UAAP2 gives MIKQSSNNPALASLNHTIAAGDYWLQRIEAGQTLRITDLEGNQAADTLFFNADDTAERYSVSDTLRGQRNVFLSAGSVLRSNDDRPMLTISADTCGRHDTLGGACSTESNTVRYDLEKRHMHACRDSWMLAVAEHPEYGLTRRDITHNINFFMNVPVTAAGGLTFADGISAPGKYVELVAHINVLVLISNCPQLNNPCNGYNPTPVAVTVW, from the coding sequence ATGATCAAACAGAGTTCCAACAATCCGGCGCTGGCCAGCCTGAACCATACCATTGCCGCCGGTGACTACTGGTTGCAGCGCATTGAAGCCGGACAGACGCTGCGCATTACCGATCTCGAAGGTAATCAGGCGGCTGATACGCTGTTTTTTAACGCCGACGATACTGCCGAGCGCTATAGCGTCAGCGATACGCTGCGCGGGCAGCGTAATGTGTTTCTGAGCGCGGGCAGCGTGCTGCGCTCCAATGACGACCGCCCGATGCTGACGATTAGCGCCGATACCTGTGGCCGTCACGACACCCTTGGCGGCGCCTGTTCCACTGAGAGTAATACGGTGCGCTACGACCTTGAAAAACGGCATATGCACGCCTGTCGCGACAGCTGGATGCTGGCGGTCGCTGAACATCCGGAATATGGCCTGACGCGCCGCGATATCACCCATAACATTAATTTCTTTATGAATGTGCCGGTGACCGCAGCGGGCGGACTGACCTTTGCCGACGGCATCTCCGCGCCGGGCAAATATGTCGAGCTGGTGGCGCATATCAATGTGCTGGTGCTGATTTCGAACTGTCCGCAGCTGAACAATCCTTGTAACGGATATAACCCGACGCCTGTCGCCGTCACGGTGTGGTAA
- a CDS encoding GntR family transcriptional regulator: protein MGDTPASAANSSSALDKLRQLILQHDIQPDQALPAERELAERFAVGRREIRRALDVLEEEGRIWRKQGKGTFVGPAAPVQPLVLQDLPQQSNLLEVMEARIQLEPGLARLAALRASKEQIALMQRLLERMHHITLNDGDQHELWDSAFHRAIAEAAGNRLMLGLFDAIDAVRREPAWQHLREQATLAIASAIITEASLSFLGLGQQPPDPSWGAMLNTAKGYLEQAPWMSIFPGIAIFLTVQGFNLLGDGLRDALDPRND from the coding sequence ATGGGTGATACGCCAGCAAGCGCGGCCAACTCCAGCTCAGCGCTGGACAAGCTACGGCAATTGATTCTGCAACATGATATTCAGCCCGACCAGGCGCTGCCGGCCGAGCGTGAGCTGGCCGAGCGTTTTGCCGTCGGACGCCGCGAAATCCGCCGCGCCCTCGACGTGCTGGAAGAAGAGGGACGCATCTGGCGCAAGCAGGGGAAAGGCACCTTTGTCGGCCCGGCCGCGCCGGTACAACCGCTGGTGCTACAGGATCTGCCGCAGCAGTCGAATCTGCTGGAAGTGATGGAAGCGCGCATTCAACTGGAACCAGGGCTGGCCCGTCTGGCGGCGTTGCGCGCCAGCAAAGAGCAAATTGCCCTGATGCAGCGCCTGCTGGAGCGAATGCATCACATCACCCTTAATGATGGCGATCAGCATGAGCTGTGGGACAGCGCCTTTCATCGCGCCATCGCCGAAGCGGCTGGCAATCGTCTGATGCTCGGCCTGTTTGACGCCATTGATGCGGTGCGGCGCGAACCCGCCTGGCAACATCTGCGTGAGCAGGCGACGCTGGCGATTGCCTCGGCGATTATTACTGAAGCCAGCCTGTCATTTCTGGGCCTTGGACAGCAGCCGCCCGATCCGTCGTGGGGTGCGATGCTGAACACCGCCAAAGGTTATCTGGAACAGGCGCCCTGGATGTCGATTTTTCCGGGAATTGCCATTTTTCTCACCGTGCAGGGCTTTAATCTGCTGGGAGATGGACTGCGCGACGCACTCGATCCGCGCAACGACTGA
- a CDS encoding gamma-glutamyltransferase family protein, with translation MSGEVDFNVGYPSWRAPMMGRNAVATSQPLAAQAGLRMLQQGGNAVDAAIATAMALTVVEPTGNGIGSDAFAIVWDGQQLHALNASGRAPAAWKQEDFAHLSAMPETGWDAVTVPGAVSAWVELAARFGSLPLTTLAQPAIEYARNGFPVSPLIGELWQRGYNKLRDQPGFSACFAPEGRPPRTGELFRNPAQADTLEKIAVTNGEAFYRGELAEKIVACAREHNASLTLDDLKNHQADWVTLLSRPFAGGSVHELPPNGQGIATLMALGILEQWDIGSYQPDSVAWLHLSIEAMKLALVDLDRYIADEDHLEFPAELLLSDEYLQSRAALIDPTKAGDFTFGAPSQSGTVYLSVADASGMMVSFIQSNYMGFGSGVVVPGTGISLQNRGAGFATDKAHPNVVAGGKRPFHTIIPAFALDSDGQPLMSFGLMGGPMQAQGHLQLALRIMLHKQNPQAAIDAPRWRIVAGREVSVEASIDRNTLAALRAMGHKLVVEDPLQSYNFGGAQVIVRDPQGFYIAATESRKDGQALVF, from the coding sequence ATGAGTGGAGAAGTTGATTTTAACGTCGGGTATCCCTCCTGGCGTGCGCCGATGATGGGGCGCAATGCGGTGGCCACCTCGCAGCCGCTGGCTGCCCAGGCCGGACTGCGGATGTTGCAACAGGGCGGTAATGCGGTAGATGCGGCAATTGCCACCGCCATGGCGCTGACGGTAGTGGAGCCGACCGGCAACGGTATCGGCAGCGATGCCTTCGCCATTGTCTGGGATGGCCAGCAGCTGCATGCGCTGAATGCTTCTGGTCGCGCGCCAGCGGCGTGGAAACAGGAGGATTTTGCCCATCTCTCCGCGATGCCGGAAACCGGCTGGGATGCGGTTACCGTGCCGGGCGCGGTGTCAGCATGGGTCGAGCTGGCCGCACGTTTTGGCAGCTTACCGCTGACCACGCTGGCGCAACCAGCGATTGAGTATGCGCGCAACGGCTTTCCGGTGTCGCCACTCATCGGCGAGCTGTGGCAGCGCGGCTATAACAAATTACGCGATCAGCCGGGTTTCAGCGCCTGCTTTGCGCCCGAGGGGCGTCCGCCGCGCACTGGCGAACTGTTCCGCAATCCGGCGCAGGCCGATACGCTGGAGAAAATCGCCGTCACTAACGGCGAGGCATTCTACCGTGGCGAACTGGCGGAAAAAATTGTCGCCTGCGCTCGTGAGCATAATGCGTCACTGACTCTCGACGATCTGAAAAACCATCAGGCCGACTGGGTGACCCTGTTGTCGCGTCCATTTGCCGGTGGTTCAGTGCATGAACTGCCGCCGAATGGCCAGGGAATTGCCACCCTGATGGCGCTGGGGATTCTTGAACAGTGGGATATTGGCAGCTATCAGCCGGATTCGGTGGCCTGGCTGCATCTGTCGATTGAGGCGATGAAGCTGGCGCTGGTCGATCTTGACCGCTATATCGCCGATGAGGATCATCTGGAGTTTCCGGCGGAGCTGCTGCTGAGCGACGAATATCTGCAAAGCCGCGCCGCGTTGATCGACCCGACCAAAGCCGGCGATTTTACCTTTGGCGCACCCAGCCAAAGCGGCACGGTTTATCTCTCTGTTGCCGACGCCAGCGGTATGATGGTGTCGTTTATTCAGTCCAACTATATGGGCTTTGGTTCCGGCGTAGTGGTGCCTGGCACCGGCATCAGCCTGCAGAACCGTGGCGCGGGCTTTGCAACCGATAAAGCGCATCCTAATGTGGTGGCGGGTGGCAAGCGTCCGTTTCACACCATTATTCCGGCCTTTGCGCTGGATAGCGATGGTCAGCCACTGATGTCATTTGGCCTGATGGGCGGTCCGATGCAGGCGCAGGGACATTTACAACTGGCGCTGCGCATTATGCTGCATAAACAGAATCCGCAGGCGGCGATCGATGCGCCGCGCTGGCGAATTGTCGCCGGACGTGAAGTGAGCGTTGAGGCATCAATCGATCGCAATACGCTGGCGGCACTGCGCGCGATGGGCCATAAACTGGTGGTGGAAGATCCGCTGCAAAGTTATAACTTTGGCGGCGCACAGGTAATAGTGCGCGATCCGCAGGGCTTTTATATCGCCGCCACGGAAAGCCGTAAAGATGGACAGGCGCTGGTGTTTTAA
- a CDS encoding putative T6SS immunity periplasmic lipoprotein encodes MVRLKRQVIALAKRIILMLIFALQACGVFEKSSDYDATVTLQNNRPCFSVPDDVSYPRQLVGIAIYRQGAGATAEWSRGFSDNYLYEAVSSGYCIDYDYPTFISGEAYRVLVVVMSPERFDSRRRYVKDFTYLKR; translated from the coding sequence ATGGTTAGGCTAAAAAGGCAGGTAATCGCCCTGGCAAAGCGAATTATATTAATGCTGATTTTTGCGTTACAAGCCTGCGGAGTTTTTGAAAAGTCATCTGATTATGATGCAACCGTGACGCTGCAAAATAACCGTCCATGCTTTAGTGTGCCTGATGATGTTTCTTATCCACGACAGCTGGTGGGTATCGCAATTTATCGGCAGGGAGCCGGAGCAACAGCAGAATGGAGCCGAGGATTCTCAGATAATTATTTGTATGAGGCGGTCAGCTCAGGGTATTGCATTGATTATGACTATCCGACGTTTATTTCTGGAGAAGCGTACCGGGTGCTTGTTGTAGTTATGAGTCCTGAACGCTTTGATAGTAGACGCAGATATGTGAAGGATTTTACTTATCTGAAGAGATAA
- a CDS encoding putative urea ABC transporter substrate-binding protein produces MFKACQRLLLLCTIALFSVNAFAAKPSFKICWSIYAGWMPWDYARQSGIVKKWADKYGIDIQFVQVNDYIESVNQYTAGGFDGCTMTNMDALTIPATGGVDSTALIVGDYSNGNDGILLKGAGNVASLKGQPVNLVELSVSHYLLARALEQSGLSEKDIKVVNTADADLVAAFNTDDVKSIVTWNPLLAEAEKQPGSHLVFSSAQIPGEILDLLVVNTATLQQHPELGKALTGAWYETLKTMSGSSASAVSARTQMGEASGTDLAGFEQQLAATHLFSDAKITLDFISTPQLKATMQRVAEFSFKHGLLGEGAPGADVVGIATPAGNWGNADNIKLRFTDEFTRLAAAGQL; encoded by the coding sequence ATGTTTAAAGCCTGCCAACGACTGCTACTTCTCTGCACCATCGCGCTGTTCAGCGTAAATGCCTTTGCGGCAAAACCTTCATTTAAAATCTGCTGGTCAATCTATGCGGGCTGGATGCCGTGGGATTACGCCCGGCAGAGCGGTATTGTCAAAAAATGGGCGGATAAGTACGGCATCGATATCCAGTTTGTGCAGGTGAATGACTATATCGAGTCGGTAAACCAGTACACCGCCGGTGGCTTTGACGGCTGCACCATGACCAATATGGATGCGCTGACCATTCCGGCCACCGGCGGCGTTGACAGCACTGCGCTGATCGTTGGCGACTACTCCAACGGTAACGACGGCATTCTGCTTAAAGGCGCGGGTAACGTGGCGTCACTGAAAGGCCAGCCGGTTAATCTGGTGGAGCTTTCGGTATCGCACTACCTGCTGGCGCGTGCGCTGGAGCAGTCCGGCCTGAGTGAAAAAGATATTAAAGTGGTGAATACCGCGGATGCCGATCTGGTTGCCGCCTTTAACACCGACGATGTGAAATCGATCGTCACCTGGAACCCGCTGCTGGCCGAAGCGGAAAAGCAGCCGGGCAGCCATCTGGTCTTCTCCTCTGCGCAGATCCCGGGCGAAATCCTCGACCTGCTGGTGGTTAACACCGCCACGCTGCAACAGCATCCTGAGCTGGGTAAAGCCCTGACCGGCGCCTGGTATGAAACCCTGAAAACCATGTCCGGCAGTAGCGCCAGCGCCGTTAGCGCGCGTACCCAGATGGGCGAGGCGTCCGGCACCGATCTTGCCGGTTTCGAGCAGCAACTTGCCGCCACGCATCTGTTCAGCGATGCCAAAATCACCCTCGATTTTATTTCCACGCCACAGCTGAAGGCCACCATGCAGCGCGTCGCCGAGTTCTCGTTTAAGCATGGCCTGCTGGGCGAGGGCGCGCCGGGCGCGGATGTGGTCGGCATCGCCACCCCGGCCGGAAACTGGGGCAATGCGGACAATATCAAATTACGTTTCACCGACGAGTTCACCAGACTTGCCGCAGCCGGTCAGCTTTAA
- a CDS encoding ABC transporter permease → MRKIINYQPVPLTRYLMGFLPLLALLLIYLMASDARLSVNAADKLLPGFNAMGEAVYRMAFQPSPRSGEYLLWVDTVASLLRLLTGVVLSALLALALGLFCGALPVIRAFFSPVITLFALVPPLAILPILFISFGLGELSKVVLIIIGITPLIARDLQLQVQAIPREQLVKAQTLGGHSAQIMWRVVLPQLMPRLFDAVRLSLCSAWLFLIAAEAIAATEGLGYRIFLMRRYLAMDVILPYVAWITLLAFALDLLLRTISRRCWPWYHANQGK, encoded by the coding sequence ATGCGCAAAATAATCAACTATCAACCGGTGCCGTTGACCCGTTATCTGATGGGATTTCTGCCGCTGCTGGCGTTGCTGCTGATTTATCTGATGGCTTCGGATGCACGGCTGAGCGTCAATGCGGCGGATAAGTTGCTGCCCGGCTTTAACGCGATGGGCGAAGCGGTGTACCGCATGGCGTTTCAGCCCAGTCCGCGTAGCGGCGAGTATCTGTTATGGGTGGATACCGTCGCCAGCCTGCTGCGCCTGCTGACTGGCGTGGTGCTGAGCGCGCTGCTGGCGCTGGCGCTCGGGCTGTTCTGCGGCGCGCTGCCGGTGATCCGCGCCTTTTTTTCGCCGGTTATCACGCTGTTTGCGCTGGTGCCGCCGCTGGCGATTCTGCCGATTCTGTTTATCAGCTTTGGCCTCGGCGAACTGTCGAAAGTGGTGCTGATTATTATTGGTATTACGCCGCTGATCGCCCGTGATTTACAGCTGCAGGTGCAGGCGATCCCGCGTGAGCAACTGGTAAAAGCGCAGACGCTGGGCGGCCATAGCGCGCAGATTATGTGGCGGGTGGTGCTGCCGCAGCTGATGCCGCGTCTGTTCGATGCGGTGCGCCTGTCGCTCTGTTCAGCCTGGCTGTTTCTGATTGCCGCTGAAGCTATTGCCGCCACCGAAGGGCTGGGCTACCGCATCTTCCTGATGCGTCGTTATCTGGCGATGGATGTGATCCTGCCGTATGTGGCGTGGATTACATTGCTGGCCTTCGCGCTCGATCTGTTACTGCGCACCATTAGCCGCCGTTGCTGGCCGTGGTATCACGCCAACCAGGGGAAATAA